TAGAAAGGGTGGGGTTTCAGAAACTAAAAGAGGAGTGGGCCCCCTCGATTCATCTTATTGCAAAGGGCCATTgggtggaggaggtcctggttGTGTCTGAGCAAGAGTGATGACAAAGCAGGGCTCCCATAAAAGGTCCGGGGCTCTCTGCAGCTACACTTTGGGTACATGCCTAGGAAAGACCCAGTGTGTTGATTTCACTTGGGCCACTATTTCACTCTTACTGTGAATATCACTACTTTACATATCCAGGAACCCCCAATTCTGCTATGCCAGCATCTCACAGAGACTTCTACCTCCCAAATTTATCTTCTTTTCAGTACCGCCTCAGGTTTCCTTGATTAACAAACCAGATGTGATCCCGATTAATGAGAAGCTGAAGCTGATGTGCAACATAAATGGGTTTAGACCAAAAGCAATTAGTGTGAAATGGTACCGGAGAACCCCCCAAATGGCATCAAGTGAAACTCCTGGAGAAGCTTCTTTTCTTCTGGGTCCGAGAGATGATATTACAGACAAGGCAAGGCAGCCTTTGGAAACCAATGGCAAGTTCTTCAGTGTTCCATCCTGTCTGACCTACACACCCACTATCCGGGATGATGGGGCAGTGTTTGAATGCAGCATTGAGCACAGTGCACTGAAAAGCGCCATATGGATAAGCACCACACTGAGTGTCACCGGTAAGAGCTTCGCCCCCAATCCCAGCAGATCTTTTCTTACTGACTcatttccaaaatctgagcagtAACTTTTTACAAGATTTCCctaaacactctctctctctctctctcccttccccccccccccccccgccttcagCTCGTCCGACAAGTCTCTACATCACTAGCTGGCCTCAGGCTCCCACGGTAGGAGAGAAGCTCATTCTGAGCTGCGTAGTAGAGAAATTTTACCCTAAGGATATCACTTTGACTTGGTTTCGAAATGGACAACTGGTTAGCGATGTGACACAGTTTGGACCTTTCCCTTGTGAAATAGActatttcagtgtctggagccaGACTGAGTTTATACTGACCAATGAGGAGGAAGGGGCAGTTTATATCTGTCAGATAAAACACAGCAGCTTTGGAAATATAGAAGAACTCTTCTATGAAGTTAACTTGCAAGGTAAGCTGCATGCtgagtgagtcaactgctgcaaatgatGCTAGCAGTGGAGCTGCCTTTGAGAGGTTCAGCAGATTTACACCATGAGGTGCAAAAGATTTGGAGGGTTGAGCTTCAGAGCTTGAGAGGCAGGGTGGTCTATTGGCCCGTGCACAGGGCATAACACTAGGAAGTCCTGAGAGctaattctggctctgccactgacttggaATGTGCCTGGGGGCAAGTCAGCCCCTGTTTTTCTTCTATAAAATGTAGAGGACAGGGGTATTATGAGCATCAGCTAGCTAATATAAAGTGCTATGGAAGTATTCAATATTTCTAGATGAGACTGGTTTGATGACCTGGAATCTGAATGGGGCCTTTGGGTTAAAGACTGTGGAGGAAGCTAAGGAGCAGCTGAGTTCCTCCTAACCCAGCCTATTAGAGTGATTGCTGAATGAGCCTTCTGTTTTCTTGTCTTAGCCCCATTTCACACACTAATCTTCAGCGGTGGTGCAAAGGGGAACCGGCTCAGGTAATGCCCAGAGTCtgagatgaggaagaagaggagtggTGCTTGTGGCTGAGTAGAGAGAGACCTTATTCAGCACAGTGCACTGTGTGTCTGTATGGGAGAGCCTGGGGATGTGATGGGGGCCTGGAGTACTGAAAGAGCCCCATGAGCTATAGGTACAGGGGAAAGCATGACACACACAATGTTGGGCCAAGGTCAAAGTTACTGTCACACCCAAAAATTTCCATTGCCAgacccacaacatgctataaacaATCAAGCCAGGCACAATCTGCAGCAGCTCTCTCACTGTGTGAGCTGTTGGCTCCCACGTTCTTATTATGACTGTCATGAATAATTTACCACTCCCATTGGTACAGTTATGCATCTTGGCCATTTGCCCTCTTCTTGACGTTGGGGGTGACTCATCTAACCATCTGTCCTGCTGTGTGTTCTTTCCATTTGAACAGGGACACCCCCTGAAGTTCTCTGGATCACCACAGACCCCTCCATTCCTGTGGTGGGAGAGGAGCTGAGGCTGAACTGCAGGATCAATAACTTCTCCCCTAATGTGATCACTGTGAACTGGTTCCGAGATGGGCAGCTCCTGCAAGCGGGAGTCTGCCATTCAGTCTCCATAATGGGAGCCAATGGTTTGCACTCCATCTGGAGTGTTTTGAGAGTCACGcctggaagggaagaggaaggagcagTGTTTACGTGTCGGGTGACACATGCTGCTTTAAGGGACTCTGTAGAAAGATCATACACTCTGCAGCTGCCTGGTATGTCCTGTACAGTGTGTTTGATTGGATAGTTCAGACAGTGCCTGAACAACGGAGATTAGCTTAAAGCAAAGTGTGGTCAAGGGGCCAAATGAGGCCTGTAGAGTGCCAGAGGGAGGCCTCGAGTAATGTTGTGAGCTGATGGCTGTGAGCTAGGAACTTAATGAGACCTGATCTCAGCTCTTACACAGACTCCCAGCATGCTTCATCTCTTTGCCTAAGAGCCCCCATCTGTACAAACACTCACTTACGTAAGGGTGGAGCGAGGAGTGCTGTGTTTGCAAAGCGCCTCATTTCTAATTCTTGTTATGTTATTAGAATGCAGCCTGTGGCTGCTCTCTGCATGTAATCATAGGACAGGAACAAAGCTGATCAACTGCAGGTTTTTAGGGTTGGTGAAATATTATGAAACACAGGCTTGCCTCTAAGGTCATCCtagcccctcctgcatccaacaGCTAGAGGTGAGCACTGCACCAGGGGATGCTTGGACTTTGCTGGTGcgttcccctctcccacccctcctcctcttttgtATTGGTCTCTGGCTACCAGATTTAGTCCTTTGGCTAGTTGGTGTCTGTTACGTTTTCCAAGCCTTTCCCAAAGTACTGTACTCCTATATGGGATCCTCACTGTGGTCAGCAAATGCAACTTTCTGCATCACAAATGGCAACATTTCACCCAGGACAAATAAGGCAAATTTTTGTTTATGAATTTGCCCCATATGGAAATGTCATTTTTatggagacatttttaaaaaaaaagttctgcagACTATTGGTAGTGAGAACCCAAAATGTTTTACTCCATTGCAAACTGATTAACTTCTCCCCACCATTtggcatgtgatttttttttttcatatcgATATAACAAAGCACACATCAGCAGTTACTGCTGGCCAAGCTGACAATTCTGACTTTTTCTTTATAGATTGATGTGATGAAGGCTCAACAGACTGTGCAGGGTGGGAAAGAAAGCAGAAGGTACACTTCCAGCACAAGGAAAATTCTCTGGAAATGAAACTTAACTGAAAAGTTGATTCTACTTCCCTCCCACTTCATCTCCTGGCTTTCACGTTCTCCTTGTAAAGGGATCCTAACTGCTCCTTCCCATCCTCCAATGCAAGGACTGTGTCTGGTTATATGTCACGCTCGTGGCAGCTGCTTGCTGCCTTTCTGTATGAGAAGCACCAGTTCATCAGCTGGCTTGTAGAGCAGAGAGAATTTTTTGTTCTTTAGCTTCACTTTTGGTTAAAGGGTGGCCTAGATTCCTAGGGTTCCTGGTGGGTTGTACAGAATTGCTAAATGTACATGTGAGAAACACTAT
The window above is part of the Chelonoidis abingdonii isolate Lonesome George chromosome 14, CheloAbing_2.0, whole genome shotgun sequence genome. Proteins encoded here:
- the LOC116817369 gene encoding signal-regulatory protein beta-1-like gives rise to the protein MEALFMLLHLVAAATLEIKTSPSPVFCLVDKHIELHCNFTIWKSVKLEDVAVKWTINNEFGEKTVYQFDGKHTLYHRNGALVNPELLTQGSASLNLHNVTLDDEGIYTCTVLITPQYGSGTIQLQVRAQPTVLLSPQNPEITAGGEKTFSCDVHQFYPQEIDISWLVRKYGSKHERPLTQDICTGVPLAHDKKGMFTVLSRVTREVSEEDDGSLYICEVRHESLEKPLRGNTTIFVMTPKQYHRDIGFIVGVAAACIVITGACSIFLTIFYREQLMKVPPQVSLINKPDVIPINEKLKLMCNINGFRPKAISVKWYRRTPQMASSETPGEASFLLGPRDDITDKARQPLETNGKFFSVPSCLTYTPTIRDDGAVFECSIEHSALKSAIWISTTLSVTARPTSLYITSWPQAPTVGEKLILSCVVEKFYPKDITLTWFRNGQLVSDVTQFGPFPCEIDYFSVWSQTEFILTNEEEGAVYICQIKHSSFGNIEELFYEVNLQGTPPEVLWITTDPSIPVVGEELRLNCRINNFSPNVITVNWFRDGQLLQAGVCHSVSIMGANGLHSIWSVLRVTPGREEEGAVFTCRVTHAALRDSVERSYTLQLPD